The Streptomyces cynarae genome contains a region encoding:
- a CDS encoding YkgB family protein, translating to MAAHTAIARLHSGGITASRFGLVLNLASIGRLKFEDYEVENIRPVVVSSPLLRRPLRALGETRLAKAIGITEITIAGMISTGRWAPRVSAVGSLLAAGMFTVTLSFLISTPEAWHQRGREPKLSPAGQFLIKDVVLLGASLITAAESLSRNRRP from the coding sequence ACACCGCTATCGCCAGGTTGCACTCCGGGGGGATAACGGCGAGCCGATTCGGACTCGTGCTGAACCTCGCCAGCATCGGACGGCTCAAGTTCGAGGATTACGAGGTGGAGAACATCCGTCCTGTGGTCGTCTCGAGCCCACTGCTGCGACGGCCGCTGAGAGCGCTCGGAGAGACGAGACTGGCCAAAGCCATCGGGATCACTGAGATCACGATCGCCGGGATGATCTCCACCGGGCGGTGGGCGCCCAGAGTCTCGGCAGTCGGCAGCCTGCTCGCGGCCGGGATGTTCACCGTCACGCTCAGTTTCCTGATCAGCACTCCGGAGGCGTGGCACCAGCGGGGGCGAGAGCCGAAGCTCTCGCCGGCCGGCCAATTTCTGATCAAGGACGTGGTGCTTCTGGGTGCTTCCCTGATCACCGCTGCGGAGTCGCTGAGCAGAAACCGACGACCATAG